A DNA window from Methylocystis heyeri contains the following coding sequences:
- a CDS encoding IS5 family transposase (programmed frameshift) — translation MSQRRYELSDFEWSIIAPLLPNKPRGVARADDRKVLNGIYWRLRTGSPWADIPERYGPATTCYNRFVRWRRLGVWDRIFEAVSKAYDGDLQMIDSSSIRVHQHGANGKKGEGETPAAVGNLSASRCMGRSRGGLTTKIHALVDANGLPIALKLTEGQAHDGKSAADMLGGLGDGQILLADRAYDSDALRSSLEERGAWANIKPMPGRVNVPAFSPFLYRYRNLVERFFNKLKHFRAVATRFEKHDANYLALAKLAAVKIWIRFMSR, via the exons ATGAGCCAGCGCCGGTATGAACTTTCGGATTTCGAGTGGTCGATCATTGCGCCGCTATTGCCGAACAAGCCGCGCGGGGTTGCTCGCGCGGACGACCGCAAAGTGCTGAACGGCATCTATTGGCGGCTGCGAACGGGATCGCCCTGGGCCGATATTCCCGAACGCTACGGACCAGCGACGACCTGCTACAACCGCTTCGTGCGCTGGCGCAGGCTTGGCGTCTGGGACCGCATCTTCGAGGCGGTCTCCAAGGCCTATGACGGCGATTTGCAAATGATCGATTCTTCCTCCATCCGGGTGCATCAGCATGGCGCCAACGGTAAAAAG GGCGAAGGCGAAACGCCGGCCGCCGTTGGGAACCTCTCTGCAAGCCGATGCATGGGGCGCTCGCGCGGCGGACTGACAACGAAGATTCATGCGCTTGTCGACGCCAATGGCCTACCGATCGCCCTGAAGCTCACGGAAGGCCAGGCTCACGATGGCAAGAGCGCCGCAGACATGCTGGGAGGCCTTGGCGATGGCCAAATTCTGCTCGCTGACCGCGCTTATGACAGCGATGCCCTACGAAGCTCTCTCGAGGAAAGAGGCGCTTGGGCCAACATCAAGCCCATGCCGGGGCGGGTTAATGTCCCAGCCTTCAGCCCCTTCCTTTATCGATACCGCAATCTCGTCGAGCGCTTCTTCAACAAGCTCAAACACTTCAGGGCTGTAGCGACGCGCTTCGAAAAGCACGACGCTAACTACCTCGCTCTCGCCAAACTCGCCGCAGTCAAAATCTGGATAAGATTTATGAGTCGGTGA
- a CDS encoding IS5 family transposase (programmed frameshift) — MIRDQFWLTDAQFSKIAPHLPTDTRGKARVDDRRVISGIVQVLKSGGRWVDAPPEYGPKKTLYNRYVRWAAKGVWVDLFHALAQAGGPPTEVLIDSSAVKAHRSASGGKGGRKIRPIGRSRGGRTTKIHALTDAQCRPIAFMLTAGNVADCTAGAELLAHLPPCEVLHGDKGYDSNAIRRRIEDGGALPNIPPKANRKWKNCFSPLLYRNRNAIERMFCRLKDFRRVATRYDRNAVNFLAAVCLAATVSYWL, encoded by the exons ATGATTCGCGATCAATTCTGGCTGACAGATGCGCAGTTTTCGAAGATTGCGCCACATCTTCCCACTGACACGCGCGGCAAGGCGCGGGTCGACGACCGCAGGGTCATCAGCGGCATCGTCCAAGTGCTCAAATCCGGCGGGCGCTGGGTCGACGCACCGCCGGAATACGGGCCCAAAAAGACACTTTATAATCGCTATGTCCGTTGGGCCGCCAAGGGCGTCTGGGTCGACTTGTTCCATGCACTCGCTCAAGCCGGCGGGCCGCCGACGGAAGTTCTCATCGACTCCTCGGCGGTGAAAGCGCATCGCTCGGCCAGCGGCGGCAAAGGGGGGAGAAAAATCAGGC CCATCGGCCGCTCGCGCGGTGGACGCACAACGAAAATCCACGCGCTGACCGACGCGCAATGTCGACCCATAGCTTTCATGCTCACAGCCGGAAACGTCGCCGATTGCACAGCGGGCGCGGAACTTCTTGCCCATCTTCCGCCTTGCGAAGTCCTCCACGGCGACAAGGGATACGACAGCAACGCCATCCGCCGTAGGATCGAGGACGGCGGCGCACTGCCGAATATTCCGCCCAAGGCCAACCGCAAATGGAAGAACTGCTTTTCGCCGCTCCTCTATCGAAACCGCAACGCCATCGAGCGCATGTTCTGCCGTTTAAAGGATTTTAGACGCGTGGCGACGCGCTACGACAGAAACGCCGTCAATTTCCTCGCCGCCGTTTGCCTCGCTGCCACTGTCAGCTATTGGTTATGA
- a CDS encoding radical SAM protein → MSKLASYASMMQRIRPLQAMPKVWNYLKYRTRKRHAVTRVSRSAPQIASLLLTKRCNLTCDFCNVGSFLHDENTKWKNLEANLETVKKIFENPLFDNCLLVDLLGGEPLLVKELAPIVSFLTKRGHLTNITTNGTRLLRHVAELRDAGISRICVSIYEENRAVIERDLAQINAIFPVHTCLILFRKDVENAPDALIERVRYLRDSGCLDVRFWMYRPIGETASEDELLFEDDPCYLSFKARMDEAVPGFCFWPAVTKQGPLKKLCPQLWQRVGCDMSGRMAVCCGTDMLLPGPEGNIFESDPDVVYNHPILVQMREQLLDPNAEPPEMCKTCNLLSDPGW, encoded by the coding sequence ATGTCGAAATTGGCTTCGTACGCGAGCATGATGCAGAGGATCCGCCCCCTCCAGGCGATGCCTAAGGTGTGGAACTATCTCAAGTATCGCACCCGGAAGCGGCACGCGGTGACAAGGGTGTCGCGCAGCGCTCCGCAGATCGCCTCGCTCTTGTTGACCAAGCGCTGCAATCTGACCTGCGACTTCTGTAACGTCGGCTCGTTCCTGCACGACGAGAACACCAAGTGGAAGAATCTCGAAGCCAACCTCGAGACGGTGAAGAAGATCTTCGAGAACCCGCTCTTCGACAACTGCCTGCTGGTCGACCTTCTGGGAGGCGAGCCTTTGCTGGTGAAGGAGCTGGCGCCGATCGTCTCCTTCCTCACGAAGCGGGGGCACCTGACCAACATCACCACCAATGGAACACGCCTGCTCCGGCACGTCGCCGAGTTGCGCGACGCCGGCATCTCCCGCATCTGTGTGTCGATCTACGAGGAGAACCGCGCCGTCATCGAGCGCGACCTGGCGCAGATCAACGCGATTTTTCCGGTCCACACATGCCTGATCCTCTTCCGCAAGGACGTCGAGAACGCGCCGGACGCGCTTATCGAGCGTGTGCGATACCTGCGCGACTCGGGCTGCCTGGACGTGCGCTTCTGGATGTACCGGCCTATCGGAGAGACGGCGAGCGAGGATGAGCTCCTGTTCGAGGACGACCCCTGCTATCTGTCGTTCAAGGCGCGCATGGATGAAGCGGTGCCCGGCTTCTGCTTCTGGCCGGCGGTCACCAAGCAGGGGCCGCTCAAGAAACTCTGCCCCCAGCTCTGGCAGCGCGTCGGCTGCGACATGTCCGGCCGGATGGCGGTGTGCTGCGGCACCGACATGCTGCTGCCGGGCCCCGAAGGAAATATCTTCGAGAGCGATCCCGACGTGGTCTACAACCACCCCATCCTGGTGCAGATGCGCGAGCAGCTCCTTGACCCGAATGCGGAGCCGCCGGAGATGTGCAAGACCTGCAACCTCCTGAGCGACCCGGGCTGGTAG
- a CDS encoding VWA domain-containing protein gives MKKASPVTSTIAYAIRRALSGERAFALKPSLLPGQFLENRQGGVAILFALAFLPLLLMTAGAIDYAQATKRRSVLQAAADSAVLAGVQRARTDINGGVSQWNSDGVVAAQNIFFADARSVPGASASPPTIGITLNGGLITGALSFSVKAPTSMLGMIGLPTITLGGAASATLSVKQYTDVHIVIDVSDSMGIGATVADQQTLFNAIGCQLACHYLNSTLPAARASGATLRIDVVKTALAASLASIPQDGTTRVAIYTFSNSLKNIFPLSSVLSGAIAAVNQLDITGDPFGGGTDSTYALGQLNAQLSQTGNGLTSSAPRGVVMLATDGVQDDEWLDGSFNWGNDSNFVLDPVHLTDGYGVTFEAFNASACSAIKSKGYTLMTLQTTYVIPNNVDPSYNTRLNYIKNTLSPLVATNLSNCASTPGNYFQANLPNEISAAVSNMFGSMISLRLTK, from the coding sequence ATGAAAAAGGCCTCACCCGTGACGTCGACCATCGCCTACGCAATCCGCCGCGCCCTCTCCGGGGAGAGGGCTTTCGCGCTGAAGCCCTCTCTCCTGCCGGGCCAATTTCTGGAAAACAGACAAGGCGGCGTCGCCATTCTCTTCGCCCTGGCCTTCCTTCCTCTGCTGCTCATGACGGCGGGAGCGATCGACTACGCCCAGGCGACCAAGCGGCGCTCGGTTCTCCAGGCGGCGGCGGACAGCGCCGTCCTCGCGGGCGTGCAAAGGGCGCGCACCGACATAAACGGGGGGGTCTCCCAGTGGAACAGCGACGGCGTCGTCGCCGCCCAGAACATTTTTTTCGCGGACGCCAGAAGCGTTCCCGGCGCGTCGGCCTCGCCCCCTACCATCGGCATTACGCTGAACGGCGGGCTGATCACCGGCGCCCTGAGCTTTTCGGTCAAAGCCCCGACCTCCATGCTGGGGATGATCGGACTGCCGACGATTACTCTGGGGGGCGCCGCCAGCGCCACCCTCAGCGTCAAGCAATACACCGACGTCCATATCGTGATCGACGTGTCGGATTCGATGGGCATCGGCGCCACCGTCGCGGATCAGCAGACCCTCTTCAATGCAATCGGATGTCAGCTGGCTTGCCATTACCTCAACAGCACCCTGCCGGCGGCGCGCGCCTCGGGCGCAACGCTGCGAATCGATGTCGTGAAAACGGCCCTCGCGGCGTCGCTGGCGAGCATTCCGCAGGATGGAACGACGCGCGTCGCCATCTATACGTTCAGCAACAGCCTCAAGAACATATTTCCGCTGTCGAGCGTGCTTTCGGGCGCGATCGCGGCGGTGAACCAGCTCGACATCACCGGCGACCCTTTCGGGGGAGGAACCGACAGCACCTATGCGCTGGGCCAGCTCAACGCGCAGCTCTCGCAGACCGGGAACGGCCTGACGTCCTCGGCCCCGCGCGGCGTGGTCATGCTGGCGACCGACGGCGTGCAGGACGACGAATGGCTCGACGGCAGTTTCAACTGGGGCAACGACAGCAATTTCGTCCTGGACCCGGTGCATCTGACCGACGGCTACGGCGTCACCTTCGAGGCCTTCAACGCGTCCGCCTGCTCGGCAATAAAATCAAAGGGCTACACATTGATGACCCTTCAGACGACCTATGTCATCCCGAACAATGTCGACCCGAGCTACAACACACGGCTGAATTACATCAAAAATACGCTTTCGCCTCTCGTCGCGACCAACCTCTCGAACTGCGCCTCGACGCCCGGCAATTATTTCCAGGCCAATCTGCCGAACGAGATTTCGGCGGCGGTCAGCAATATGTTCGGCTCGATGATCAGTCTGAGGCTGACGAAGTGA
- a CDS encoding GtrA family protein, which produces MLQTHPFLRFLAVGALNTAVGYCLFLTALAIMPTTFSAMVVSTVLSVLFNFKTTGRMVFGVRDTRLLARFVGVYGVVFLYNWLGVDILQAAGFRPWLAGLILLPGGVVIAYTLNSRFVFRSGA; this is translated from the coding sequence TTGCTCCAGACGCATCCATTCTTACGCTTCCTCGCCGTGGGGGCGCTGAACACCGCCGTCGGTTATTGCCTCTTCTTGACCGCGCTCGCAATCATGCCGACGACCTTTTCAGCCATGGTCGTATCGACCGTTCTGTCGGTGCTTTTCAACTTCAAGACTACCGGCAGGATGGTTTTTGGCGTGCGCGACACGCGATTGCTGGCGCGCTTCGTTGGAGTTTATGGGGTCGTCTTCCTCTATAACTGGCTGGGCGTCGACATTTTGCAGGCGGCCGGCTTCCGTCCTTGGCTGGCCGGACTCATATTGCTGCCCGGCGGCGTCGTAATCGCCTATACGCTCAACAGCAGATTTGTCTTTAGAAGCGGCGCGTGA
- a CDS encoding phospholipase D family protein, giving the protein MAEFITEKDLSARIRLVLSGTEIQCAVAFLGDGSAELLRDKVQAEIICDLSMGGTFPPELKRLGAPGNEKLRYINGLHAKVYISSAGAIVSSANATANGIGNDRHQARLIEAGTFYSPDDANWRSTKKWFCQLYESAPRVDKGALADAYQRWEPPRGAAIPAVAVRSGSLLDLVRSRVQTHKVLGVKSGL; this is encoded by the coding sequence TTGGCCGAGTTCATTACAGAGAAGGACCTCAGTGCACGAATTAGACTTGTCCTGTCAGGCACCGAAATACAATGTGCCGTGGCCTTTTTAGGAGACGGCTCGGCTGAACTTCTGAGAGATAAAGTGCAGGCCGAGATTATTTGTGATCTGTCCATGGGCGGGACATTTCCTCCCGAACTAAAACGATTGGGAGCGCCCGGCAATGAAAAACTACGCTATATCAACGGGCTTCACGCCAAGGTATATATTTCGAGCGCTGGAGCTATAGTGTCCTCAGCCAATGCGACTGCAAACGGCATCGGTAATGATCGGCATCAAGCCCGTCTGATTGAGGCAGGCACGTTTTACTCCCCCGACGATGCTAACTGGCGCAGCACAAAAAAGTGGTTCTGTCAGCTTTATGAATCAGCACCTCGGGTTGATAAGGGCGCGTTAGCAGATGCTTATCAGCGGTGGGAGCCTCCAAGAGGAGCCGCAATTCCTGCAGTTGCCGTTCGCTCCGGCTCTTTGCTCGACCTTGTTCGTTCTAGGGTCCAGACCCATAAAGTGCTTGGCGTAAAGAGCGGGTTGTGA